Proteins from a single region of Abyssalbus ytuae:
- the cysM gene encoding cysteine synthase CysM, with protein sequence MNNSILNQIGNTPLVEAIHINKNPNVKLLLKLEGNNPGGSVKDRPALNMIKSALERGEITKNSKLIEATSGNTGIALAMIAGIYGLNIELVMPENSTRERVQTMKAYGAKVTLTPVSVGIEGSRDYAEAKVKNEGYIMLNQFGNNDNWKAHYNTTGPEIWRDTQGKITHFVSSMGTTGTIMGTSSFLKEKNNNVQIIGVQPTDDSKIPGIRKWPTEYLPKIFNPEKVDRIIDVSETDARIMAKRLAKEEGVFAGMSSGGAVTSALRLIDELNTGVVVAIVCDRGDRYLSSDLFD encoded by the coding sequence ATGAATAATTCTATATTAAACCAAATAGGAAACACTCCCTTGGTTGAAGCAATACACATTAATAAGAACCCAAACGTAAAATTATTATTAAAACTGGAAGGAAATAATCCGGGCGGAAGTGTAAAAGACAGGCCGGCTTTAAATATGATAAAATCTGCACTCGAAAGAGGAGAAATCACAAAGAATAGCAAACTTATTGAAGCAACCAGTGGCAATACAGGTATTGCCCTTGCTATGATCGCAGGTATTTATGGATTGAATATTGAACTTGTAATGCCCGAAAATTCTACCAGGGAAAGAGTACAGACTATGAAGGCATATGGAGCAAAAGTTACTTTAACTCCTGTTAGCGTTGGTATTGAAGGTTCCCGGGATTACGCTGAAGCCAAGGTGAAAAATGAAGGCTACATAATGCTCAACCAGTTTGGCAATAACGATAACTGGAAAGCTCATTATAATACAACCGGGCCCGAAATATGGCGGGATACACAAGGAAAAATTACACATTTTGTATCATCAATGGGAACTACCGGAACCATAATGGGTACTTCTTCTTTCTTAAAAGAAAAAAACAATAACGTACAGATTATTGGAGTACAACCTACCGACGATTCCAAAATTCCGGGAATCCGCAAATGGCCCACAGAATATTTGCCCAAAATATTTAATCCGGAAAAAGTAGACAGAATTATAGATGTAAGTGAAACAGATGCCCGTATAATGGCTAAAAGGTTGGCTAAAGAAGAAGGTGTTTTTGCCGGTATGAGCAGTGGTGGTGCTGTAACTTCTGCCCTGCGCTTAATTGATGAGTTGAACACGGGTGTGGTAGTTGCAATTGTGTGTGACCGAGGAGACAGATACCTTTCTTCTGATTTATTTGATTAA
- the katG gene encoding catalase/peroxidase HPI: protein MKKVVLFAAIASLFLSCNSKTNQGETKEEGGCPFGFDKGHKKEQITQSKSNKDWWPNKLDLEVLAQNSELTNPMGKNFNYSEEFKKLDYEQLKADLTELMTQSQDWWPADYGHYGPLFIRMAWHSAGTYRTGDGRGGTRMGIQRFAPQNSWPDNVSLDKARRLLWPIKQKYGKQISWADLMILTGTVAIESMGLKTIGFAGGREDVWVPQEDIYWGSESGWLESRRLNEKGEMDLEVENPLAAVQMGLIYVNPEGPNGNPDPLASAKNIRISFGRMGMNDEETVALIAGGHTFGKTHGAGPADNVGASPEEAGIEEQGLGWKSSYKSGKGKDAITSGLEVIWTPTPTRWSHAFLSTLFNNEWELTKSPAGAHQWVAKDVGEIFPDAFDENKRHRPTMLTSDLALKVDPEYKKVCQKFLDDPSSFDKAFAEAWFKLTHRDMGPKTTYLGSDIPKEDFIWQDPIPSREHKLITKTDIKNLKKEILNSGIPHSQLISTAWASASSYRGSDRRGGANGARIRLEPQINWESNNPEQLKKVLAVYEKIQNNFNNSSKDSKVSIADLIVLGGSTAVEEAAKKAGFNIEVPFNPGRMDAMQEQTDVASFAVLEPMADGFRNYQKKKYTLKTEELLVDKAQLLTLTVPEMTVLVGGMRALNANYDNSNKGILTNNPGSLSNDFFVNLLDMNTYWTPKSDDKIEFDGKDRVTNEIKWTATRADLIFGSNSELRAIAEVYASNDAKEKFVKDFIAAWVKVMNLDRFDLIQV, encoded by the coding sequence ATGAAAAAAGTAGTATTATTTGCAGCAATAGCTTCTTTATTTCTTTCTTGTAATAGTAAAACAAACCAGGGAGAAACAAAAGAAGAAGGTGGCTGTCCTTTCGGGTTTGATAAAGGACATAAAAAAGAACAAATTACACAAAGCAAATCCAATAAAGATTGGTGGCCCAATAAATTGGATTTAGAAGTGTTAGCTCAAAATTCAGAGTTAACTAATCCTATGGGAAAAAATTTTAACTACTCTGAAGAATTTAAAAAGTTAGATTACGAGCAACTGAAAGCTGACTTAACCGAATTGATGACACAATCTCAAGATTGGTGGCCTGCTGATTATGGTCACTACGGGCCATTGTTTATTAGAATGGCATGGCATAGTGCAGGAACCTATAGAACAGGAGATGGTAGAGGAGGAACTCGAATGGGAATTCAAAGGTTTGCCCCACAAAATAGCTGGCCAGATAATGTAAGTTTGGATAAAGCAAGAAGATTACTATGGCCCATAAAACAAAAATATGGCAAACAAATATCTTGGGCAGATTTAATGATATTAACAGGTACAGTCGCAATTGAGTCTATGGGATTAAAAACAATTGGTTTTGCCGGTGGTAGAGAAGATGTTTGGGTCCCTCAAGAAGATATTTATTGGGGGTCTGAATCAGGTTGGCTTGAAAGTAGAAGGTTAAATGAAAAAGGAGAAATGGATTTAGAAGTTGAAAATCCTTTAGCTGCTGTACAAATGGGATTAATTTATGTAAACCCTGAAGGGCCAAATGGAAACCCCGATCCTTTAGCTTCTGCTAAAAATATCAGAATATCTTTTGGTAGAATGGGAATGAATGATGAAGAAACAGTAGCTTTAATTGCCGGAGGGCACACTTTTGGCAAAACACATGGTGCCGGACCCGCCGATAATGTGGGAGCTTCGCCGGAAGAAGCCGGAATTGAAGAGCAAGGTCTTGGCTGGAAAAGTAGTTATAAATCAGGAAAAGGAAAAGATGCCATAACTTCAGGTTTAGAAGTAATATGGACACCTACCCCTACAAGGTGGAGCCATGCATTCTTAAGCACATTATTTAATAATGAATGGGAATTAACAAAAAGTCCTGCAGGAGCTCATCAATGGGTAGCAAAAGACGTAGGAGAAATTTTTCCAGATGCTTTTGATGAAAATAAAAGGCACAGACCTACTATGCTAACATCAGATTTAGCATTAAAAGTTGATCCTGAATATAAAAAAGTATGTCAGAAATTTTTAGATGATCCTTCATCTTTTGATAAAGCTTTTGCAGAGGCATGGTTTAAACTTACTCATAGGGATATGGGGCCAAAGACAACTTATTTAGGTTCCGACATACCAAAAGAAGATTTCATTTGGCAAGACCCAATACCTAGCAGAGAACATAAGTTAATAACTAAAACTGATATTAAAAACTTAAAGAAAGAAATTCTTAATTCAGGAATACCACATAGCCAACTTATAAGTACAGCCTGGGCTTCTGCGTCTTCCTACAGAGGTTCTGACAGAAGAGGAGGAGCAAATGGTGCCCGTATACGTTTAGAACCACAAATTAACTGGGAAAGTAATAATCCCGAGCAGTTGAAAAAAGTATTAGCTGTGTATGAGAAAATTCAAAATAATTTCAATAATTCATCAAAAGACAGTAAGGTTTCTATTGCAGATTTAATTGTTCTAGGCGGTTCGACTGCTGTAGAAGAAGCTGCAAAAAAAGCCGGTTTCAATATAGAAGTGCCTTTTAATCCCGGAAGAATGGATGCAATGCAAGAACAAACAGATGTTGCTTCGTTTGCTGTATTAGAACCAATGGCTGATGGGTTTAGAAATTACCAAAAGAAAAAATACACTTTAAAAACGGAAGAACTATTAGTTGACAAAGCACAACTATTAACTTTAACAGTTCCAGAAATGACAGTATTGGTTGGTGGGATGCGTGCCTTAAATGCTAATTATGATAATTCAAATAAAGGGATTCTTACCAACAATCCGGGTTCTTTATCAAATGATTTCTTTGTAAATCTTTTAGATATGAATACATATTGGACACCTAAATCTGATGATAAAATAGAATTTGATGGTAAAGACAGAGTCACAAA